The Maniola hyperantus chromosome 27, iAphHyp1.2, whole genome shotgun sequence genome has a window encoding:
- the LOC117994825 gene encoding chorion class CA protein ERA.1-like, with the protein MNSFAVLLLCVQACLVQNVLGQYYGAELIAPGFGAYGLGAFGPGIGPYGLADRGCGLGIGGPYGLADGVYGLGAPFAYGGCGAAYGGEGIGDVAVAGQLPVAGTTLVAGQVPILGAVEFGGIVPAAGEVAIAGSCGCGCRGPYRY; encoded by the exons ATGAACTCCTTCGCTGTTCTGCTGCTCTGCGTCCAAGCTTGCTTGGTACAG AATGTTTTGGGCCAGTACTACGGCGCTGAGCTGATCGCTCCCGGTTTCGGAGCTTACGGTCTCGGTGCTTTCGGCCCCGGAATCGGCCCTTACGGCCTCGCCGACCGCGGTTGCGGACTCGGTATCGGTGGTCCTTACGGCCTCGCTGACGGCGTTTACGGTCTCGGTGCTCCGTTCGCTTACGGCGGCTGCGGCGCAGCTTACGGCGGCGAAGGCATCGGTGATGTAGCGGTCGCCGGTCAACTGCCGGTCGCTGGTACCACCCTGGTCGCCGGACAGGTGCCGATCTTGGGCGCCGTGGAGTTCGGCGGCATCGTGCCAGCCGCTGGTGAAGTGGCCATTGCCGGCAGCTGCGGCTGCGGCTGCAGGGGACCCTACCGCTACTGA
- the LOC117994811 gene encoding chorion class B protein PC10-like yields the protein MVFKAVLFVCAQALVMQSISGQCIGAGWAGAPWGGIGAPWGGIGAPCGCGAEWAATPAFSGGGLPVASGSAIPPNGVSVLSENAYAGELAVRGALPFLGTVGLEGALPTAGAGAVAYGCGNGEVAMLTEGAAGIAGPLGYGAAIGPFGYGYDGLGCGAAIGPFGYGYDGLARGGCGCGRAFI from the exons ATGGTCTTCAAAGCCGTACTCTTCGTCTGCGCTCAGGCTCTTGTGATGCAG TCCATCTCCGGACAGTGCATCGGCGCCGGCTGGGCCGGAGCTCCGTGGGGCGGTATCGGGGCTCCGTGGGGCGGTATCGGCGCTCCCTGCGGCTGCGGCGCCGAGTGGGCCGCCACTCCCGCGTTCTCCGGCGGCGGCCTCCCAGTGGCCAGCGGCTCCGCTATCCCACCGAACGGAGTTTCCGTGCTATCTGAGAACGCTTATGCAGGAGAGCTCGCTGTCCGCGGCGCTCTGCCGTTCTTGGGAACTGTGGGTCTAGAGGGCGCCCTGCCGACTGCTGGTGCTGGTGCGGTCGCGTACGGTTGCGGCAACGGAGAGGTCGCTATGTTGACTGAGGGTGCTGCTGGTATCGCTGGCCCACTCGGCTATGGCGCCGCTATTGGTCCCTTCGGCTACGGCTATGACGGTCTGGGCTGTGGCGCCGCTATTGGTCCATTTGGTTACGGCTATGATGGTCTGGCTCGCGGTGGCTGCGGGTGCGGACGTGCTTTCATCTAA
- the LOC117994563 gene encoding chorion class CA protein ERA.1-like — protein MNTFAVLLLCVQACLVQNVWGQYLRGAELIGPAYGGYLGDYAYGLGAPCGLGVGPYGLADGVYGLGLGAPFAYGGCGAAYGGEGIGDVVVAGELPVAGTTLVAGQVPILGAVEFGGIVPAAGGVSIAGSCGCGCRGPYLY, from the exons ATGAACACCTTCGCTGTTCTGCTGCTCTGCGTCCAAGCTTGCTTGGTACAG AATGTATGGGGCCAGTACCTGCGTGGCGCTGAGCTCATTGGCCCAGCTTACGGCGGTTATCTCGGCGATTATGCCTACGGTCTGGGCGCTCCCTGCGGACTCGGCGTCGGCCCTTACGGCCTCGCTGACGGCGTTTACGGACTCGGTCTCGGCGCTCCGTTCGCTTACGGCGGATGCGGTGCAGCTTACGGCGGTGAAGGCATCGGCGACGTAGTGGTCGCCGGTGAACTGCCGGTCGCTGGTACCACCCTGGTCGCCGGACAGGTGCCCATATTGGGCGCCGTGGAGTTCGGCGGCATCGTGCCAGCCGCTGGCGGAGTGTCCATTGCCGGCAGCTGCGGCTGCGGTTGCAGAGGACCTTACCTCTACTGA
- the LOC138404300 gene encoding chorion class B protein M2410-like, whose translation MAFKAVLFVCAQALVMQSISGQCIGAGWAGAPWGGIGAPWGGIGAPCGCGAEWVTTPAFSGGGLPVASGSAIPPNGVSVLSENAYAGELAVRGALPFLGTVGLEGAMPTAGAGAVAYGCGNGEVAMLTEGAAGIAGPLGYGAAIGPFGCGYGYDGLALGGCGCGRAFI comes from the exons ATGGCGTTCAAAGCTGTACTTTTCGTCTGCGCCCAGGCTCTTGTGATGCAG TCCATCTCCGGACAGTGTATCGGCGCCGGCTGGGCCGGGGCTCCGTGGGGCGGTATCGGGGCTCCGTGGGGCGGTATCGGCGCTCCCTGCGGCTGCGGCGCCGAGTGGGTCACCACTCCCGCGTTCTCCGGCGGCGGCCTCCCAGTGGCCAGCGGCTCCGCTATCCCACCGAATGGAGTTTCCGTGCTATCTGAGAACGCTTATGCAGGAGAGCTCGCTGTCCGCGGCGCTCTGCCGTTCTTGGGAACTGTGGGTCTAGAGGGCGCCATGCCGACTGCTGGTGCTGGTGCGGTCGCGTACGGTTGCGGCAACGGAGAGGTCGCTATGTTGACTGAGGGTGCTGCTGGTATCGCTGGCCCACTCGGCTATGGCGCCGCTATTGGTCCCTTCGGTTGTGGCTACGGCTATGATGGTCTGGCTCTcggcggatgcggatgcggacgTGCTTTCATCTAA
- the LOC138404304 gene encoding chorion class CA protein ERA.1-like: protein MNSFAVLLLCVQACLVQNVFGQYLRGAELIGPAYGGYLGGYAGDCAGAYGLGAPYGLGIGPYGLADGVYGLGAPFAYGGCGAAYGGEGIGDVAVAGQLPVAGTTLVAGQVPILGAVDFGGIVPAAGEVAIAGSCGCGCRGPYLY from the exons ATGAACTCCTTCGCTGTTCTGCTGCTCTGCGTCCAAGCTTGCTTGGTTCAG AATGTATTTGGCCAGTACCTGCGCGGCGCTGAGCTCATTGGCCCAGCTTACGGCGGTTATCTCGGCGGTTATGCCGGCGATTGTGCCGGTGCTTACGGTCTGGGCGCTCCCTACGGACTCGGTATCGGTCCTTACGGCCTCGCTGACGGCGTTTACGGTCTCGGCGCTCCGTTCGCTTACGGCGGTTGCGGCGCAGCTTACGGCGGCGAAGGCATTGGTGATGTAGCGGTCGCTGGTCAACTGCCGGTCGCTGGTACCACCCTGGTCGCCGGACAGGTGCCGATCTTGGGCGCCGTGGATTTCGGAGGCATCGTGCCAGCTGCTGGTGAAGTGGCCATTGCCGGCAGCTGCGGCTGCGGCTGCAGGGGACCCTACCTCTACTGA
- the LOC117994808 gene encoding chorion class B protein M2410-like, whose protein sequence is MVFKAVLFVCAQALVMQSISGQCIGAGWAGAPWGGIGAPWGGIGAPCGCGAEWVATPAFSGGGLPVASGSAIPPNGVSVLSENAYAGELAVRGALPFLGTVGLEGALPTAGAGAVAYGCGNGEVAMLTEGAAGIAGPLGYGAAIGPFGYGYGYDGLALGGCGCGRYI, encoded by the exons ATGGTCTTCAAAGCCGTACTCTTTGTCTGCGCTCAGGCTCTTGTGATGCAG TCCATCTCTGGACAATGCATCGGCGCCGGCTGGGCTGGAGCTCCGTGGGGCGGTATCGGGGCTCCGTGGGGCGGTATCGGCGCTCCCTGCGGCTGCGGCGCCGAGTGGGTCGCCACTCCCGCGTTCTCCGGCGGCGGCCTCCCAGTGGCCAGCGGCTCCGCTATCCCACCGAACGGAGTTTCCGTGCTATCTGAGAACGCCTATGCCGGAGAGCTCGCTGTCCGCGGCGCTCTGCCGTTCTTGGGAACTGTGGGTCTAGAGGGCGCCCTGCCGACTGCTGGTGCTGGTGCGGTCGCGTACGGTTGCGGCAACGGAGAGGTCGCTATGTTGACTGAGGGTGCTGCTGGTATCGCTGGCCCACTCGGCTATGGCGCCGCTATTGGTCCCTTCGGTTACGGCTACGGCTATGATGGTCTAGCTCTcggcggatgcggatgcggacgTTACATCTAA
- the LOC117994817 gene encoding chorion class CA protein ERA.1-like, producing the protein MNTFAVLLLCVQACLVQNVWGQYLRGAELIGPAYGGYLGDYAYGLGAPCGLGVGPYGLADGVYGLGLGAPLAYGGCGAAYGGEGIGDVVVAGELPVAGTTLVAGQVPILGAVEFGGIVPAAGGVSIAGSCGCGCRGPYLY; encoded by the exons ATGAACACCTTCGCTGTTCTGCTGCTCTGCGTCCAAGCTTGCTTGGTACAG AATGTATGGGGCCAGTACCTGCGTGGCGCTGAGCTCATTGGCCCAGCTTACGGCGGTTATCTCGGCGATTATGCCTACGGTCTGGGCGCTCCCTGCGGACTCGGCGTCGGCCCTTACGGCCTCGCTGATGGCGTTTACGGACTCGGTCTCGGTGCTCCGCTCGCTTACGGCGGATGCGGCGCAGCTTACGGCGGCGAAGGCATCGGCGATGTAGTGGTCGCCGGTGAACTGCCGGTCGCTGGTACCACCCTGGTCGCCGGACAGGTGCCCATCTTGGGCGCCGTGGAGTTCGGAGGCATCGTGCCAGCCGCTGGCGGAGTGTCCATTGCCGGCAGCTGCGGCTGCGGCTGCAGGGGACCCTACCTCTACTGA
- the LOC138402208 gene encoding chorion class B protein PC10-like, translating to MVFKAVLFVCAQALVMQSISGQCIGAGWAGASWGGIGAPWGAIGAPCGCGAEWVATPAFSGGGLPVASASAIPPNGVSVLSENAYAGELAVRGALPFLGTVGLEGVVPTAGAGAVAYGCGNGEVAMLTEGAAGIAGPLGYGAAIGPFGYGYDGLGCGAAIGPLGYGYDGLARAGCGCGRAFI from the exons ATGGTCTTCAAAGCCGTACTCTTCGTCTGCGCTCAGGCTCTTGTGATGCAG TCCATCTCCGGACAGTGCATCGGCGCCGGCTGGGCTGGGGCTTCATGGGGCGGTATTGGGGCTCCGTGGGGCGCTATCGGCGCTCCCTGCGGCTGCGGCGCCGAGTGGGTCGCCACTCCCGCGTTCTCCGGCGGCGGCCTCCCAGTGGCCAGCGCCTCCGCTATCCCACCGAACGGAGTTTCCGTGCTATCTGAGAACGCTTATGCAGGAGAGCTCGCTGTCCGCGGCGCTCTGCCGTTCTTGGGAACTGTGGGTCTAGAGGGCGTCGTGCCGACTGCTGGTGCTGGTGCGGTCGCGTACGGTTGCGGCAACGGAGAGGTCGCTATGTTGACTGAGGGTGCTGCTGGTATCGCTGGCCCACTCGGCTATGGCGCCGCTATTGGTCCCTTCGGCTACGGCTATGACGGTCTGGGCTGTGGCGCCGCTATTGGTCCATTGGGTTACGGCTATGATGGTCTGGCCCGCGCTGGCTGCGGGTGCGGACGTGCTTTCATCTAA
- the LOC117994820 gene encoding chorion class CA protein ERA.1-like, with protein MNSFAVLLLCVQACLVQNVWGQYLRGAELIGPAYGGYLGGYAGDCVGAYGLGAPYGLGIGPYGLADGVYGLGLGAPLAYGGCGAAYGGEGIGDVVVAGELPVAGTTLVAGQVPILGAVEFGGIVPAAGGVSIAGSCGCGCRGPYLY; from the exons ATGAACTCCTTCGCTGTTCTGCTGCTCTGCGTCCAAGCTTGCTTGGTACAG AATGTATGGGGTCAGTACCTGCGCGGCGCTGAGCTCATTGGCCCAGCTTACGGCGGTTATCTCGGCGGTTATGCCGGCGATTGTGTCGGCGCTTACGGTCTGGGCGCTCCCTACGGACTCGGTATCGGCCCTTACGGCCTCGCTGACGGTGTTTACGGACTCGGTCTCGGCGCTCCGCTCGCTTACGGCGGATGCGGCGCAGCTTACGGCGGCGAAGGCATCGGCGATGTAGTGGTCGCCGGTGAACTGCCGGTCGCTGGTACCACCCTGGTCGCCGGACAGGTGCCGATCTTGGGCGCCGTGGAGTTCGGAGGCATCGTGCCAGCCGCTGGCGGAGTGTCCATTGCCGGCAGCTGCGGCTGCGGCTGCAGGGGACCCTACCTCTACTGA